Proteins co-encoded in one Deltaproteobacteria bacterium genomic window:
- a CDS encoding DUF2752 domain-containing protein — translation MRRFYRVNPAGLEQTSRGSFPPLLAPVLMDRRITVLFLAVGVFQVLLHFLGIPGWTCPVKTFLGVPCPGCGLTRGIGHLLHGEWGAAISSHAFSPLFLAGGCLVGLLCLVPGSHYTSVVRWVAVLESRTGIVLLFFSALLCYWGFRVVECLRADLLQSHLFPAVSNF, via the coding sequence ATGAGAAGATTTTATCGGGTGAATCCAGCGGGGCTTGAGCAGACGTCCAGGGGATCCTTCCCTCCCCTGCTGGCGCCGGTCCTCATGGACCGCCGAATCACCGTGCTGTTTTTGGCCGTTGGCGTTTTCCAGGTTTTGCTTCATTTCCTGGGGATCCCGGGGTGGACCTGCCCGGTCAAGACCTTCCTGGGGGTCCCCTGCCCCGGATGCGGCCTGACCCGGGGAATCGGACATCTCCTCCACGGGGAGTGGGGGGCCGCAATATCAAGCCATGCCTTTTCTCCCCTTTTCCTGGCGGGGGGCTGTCTCGTAGGGCTCTTGTGTCTTGTTCCCGGATCCCATTACACCTCGGTGGTGAGATGGGTCGCAGTCCTTGAAAGCCGGACTGGAATCGTCCTTCTGTTTTTTTCCGCTCTTCTCTGCTACTGGGGTTTTAGGGTGGTGGAGTGTCTGCGGGCGGACCTTCTCCAATCACATTTGTTTCCGGCAGTATCCAATTTCTGA
- a CDS encoding tetratricopeptide repeat protein translates to MLNILASVFALLSFVSFIMFIIVLVKLFKNEGILKGIFGIICGIYTFVWGWKKHRSYNLTKYMTVWTASFVLSLLLQAAVVVFIGHSFSGIAGLIPGAVSPGGPKVVQRSVKRAPRPLPPPSKQGTPQQGTVKDQTATAGPQVSTGAAASKGEKEIDFLFEMKKVESLLKVNPNRADAHYDRGWLNAYRGNFQEALADYTKAIELDKNFADAYFNRGLVLARLGKHEQAVKDFTEAARLMPRNADVYCNRGSAYFEMKKLDLALQDYTKALELAPGDGDILYNRAKVYEAMGEEEKARADLIKAARLKHEKTLKSYPQLTP, encoded by the coding sequence ATGCTCAATATCCTGGCCTCGGTCTTTGCACTGCTTTCGTTCGTGAGCTTTATCATGTTTATCATCGTGCTCGTGAAGCTTTTCAAGAACGAAGGGATACTGAAGGGCATCTTCGGCATCATCTGCGGGATCTATACCTTTGTCTGGGGGTGGAAGAAACACCGCAGTTACAATCTGACCAAGTACATGACGGTTTGGACCGCGTCATTCGTGCTCTCGCTTCTCCTCCAGGCCGCAGTGGTTGTCTTTATCGGCCACTCCTTCAGTGGGATCGCCGGGCTTATCCCGGGTGCCGTTTCTCCCGGCGGGCCCAAGGTGGTGCAAAGGTCAGTGAAAAGGGCTCCCCGGCCCCTTCCACCGCCCTCCAAGCAGGGAACTCCTCAGCAGGGGACGGTGAAAGATCAAACCGCAACGGCCGGACCTCAGGTTTCAACTGGGGCTGCGGCTTCAAAAGGGGAAAAAGAGATTGATTTCCTCTTTGAGATGAAAAAGGTCGAAAGCCTTTTGAAGGTGAACCCCAACCGTGCCGACGCCCACTATGACCGGGGGTGGCTTAATGCCTACCGAGGCAATTTTCAGGAGGCCTTGGCTGATTACACAAAGGCCATCGAGTTGGACAAGAACTTTGCCGACGCTTACTTCAACAGAGGATTGGTATTAGCCAGGCTGGGAAAACACGAGCAGGCGGTGAAGGATTTTACGGAGGCCGCAAGGCTCATGCCTCGCAACGCGGACGTGTATTGCAACCGGGGAAGCGCCTATTTCGAAATGAAGAAACTAGACCTCGCTCTTCAGGACTACACCAAGGCCCTGGAATTGGCGCCCGGGGATGGAGATATCCTTTATAATAGGGCCAAGGTCTACGAAGCCATGGGCGAAGAGGAAAAGGCACGGGCCGACTTGATAAAAGCCGCCCGGCTGAAACACGAAAAGACTCTCAAGTCCTATCCGCAGCTTACCCCTTAG
- a CDS encoding M48 family metalloprotease, with amino-acid sequence MKSKGRKNLRPFSRCLLPLFLAFCFLSAPSAYPLSIEKERAAGEKFLQNIRKHFEIVKDPYIQDFINQLGRYLSSSLQTKPFPFHFYVINAPALNAFAGPGGHIFIFSGLINILEVDELAAVICHEIGHVSARHISQRIEKNKMLGIATMASVLAAVLIGGKAGGAIITGSVAAGMQAQLHYSREDERQADQLAFKYMDASGFSPSAIIRVLKKLQKERWVGGEEIPPYLLTHPGASERIARIESMLAGYSKGSVKPEAAEFKARYPIFKTVLTGTCLDPGEAERRFQDQLEQDPDAGPAHLGLGIALMRKSEYERAAKHLELARKAMPRSVTVLRFLGESYQFQGRDEKAVRVLEEALRLERGNRSVLYILAGSYLNLEKYPRAIRIYEKLKNLKPVMEGVYYQLGVAYGRQKELGRAHYNFGLHFARMKDMEKARFHFEKALAFARNDRTMEERIKKAMRKLRASPGGSRPD; translated from the coding sequence ATGAAATCAAAAGGGAGGAAAAACCTTCGGCCTTTTTCCCGTTGTCTCCTCCCTCTATTTTTGGCCTTTTGTTTTCTCAGTGCCCCGTCCGCCTACCCGCTCTCAATCGAGAAGGAGCGCGCAGCGGGAGAGAAATTTCTACAGAATATCCGCAAACACTTTGAGATAGTAAAGGACCCTTATATCCAAGATTTCATCAACCAACTCGGCCGGTATCTTTCCTCTTCCCTTCAAACGAAGCCTTTTCCCTTTCACTTCTATGTGATCAACGCCCCCGCCCTGAACGCTTTTGCAGGACCCGGCGGACACATCTTCATCTTTTCGGGACTGATAAACATCTTGGAAGTGGATGAATTGGCCGCCGTGATCTGCCATGAAATCGGCCATGTATCCGCAAGGCACATCTCCCAGCGCATTGAAAAGAACAAGATGCTGGGAATAGCCACCATGGCCAGCGTGCTTGCTGCCGTTCTGATCGGAGGGAAGGCGGGGGGTGCCATCATCACGGGCTCCGTTGCCGCGGGAATGCAGGCCCAACTTCATTACAGCCGGGAGGACGAACGGCAGGCAGACCAGTTGGCCTTCAAGTACATGGACGCATCCGGTTTCTCTCCCTCTGCGATCATCAGGGTCCTGAAAAAACTCCAAAAAGAACGCTGGGTCGGGGGCGAGGAGATCCCTCCCTACCTCCTGACCCACCCAGGAGCCTCCGAGAGGATCGCACGTATAGAGAGTATGCTTGCCGGGTACTCCAAAGGCTCTGTCAAGCCCGAGGCCGCCGAATTCAAGGCCCGGTATCCCATTTTCAAGACCGTTTTGACAGGCACCTGTCTTGATCCAGGGGAGGCGGAGCGGCGCTTCCAAGATCAGTTGGAACAGGATCCGGACGCTGGGCCGGCCCACCTGGGATTGGGAATCGCCCTGATGAGAAAGTCCGAATACGAGAGGGCGGCGAAACACCTCGAGCTTGCCCGAAAGGCCATGCCCCGGTCGGTTACCGTGCTTCGCTTTCTGGGAGAATCCTATCAGTTCCAGGGACGGGACGAGAAGGCTGTGAGGGTTCTGGAGGAGGCCCTTAGGCTGGAGAGAGGGAACCGATCGGTCCTGTACATCCTTGCGGGTTCTTACTTAAATCTTGAAAAATACCCACGGGCGATCCGCATTTACGAAAAGCTGAAGAACCTGAAGCCGGTGATGGAGGGAGTGTATTACCAGCTGGGGGTGGCCTATGGCAGGCAAAAGGAACTGGGCAGGGCACATTACAACTTCGGCCTGCATTTCGCCCGGATGAAGGACATGGAAAAGGCCCGGTTTCATTTCGAAAAGGCCCTCGCCTTCGCCCGCAACGACAGGACCATGGAAGAACGAATCAAAAAGGCTATGAGAAAACTACGGGCGTCCCCCGGTGGATCAAGACCGGATTAG
- the rsfS gene encoding ribosome silencing factor yields the protein MKTLDKAFLCLKIIRERKAIDPVLLEVEQLTSLTDYFLITSGNSSRQVQAIYRHLLRKMREEGFKPYGVEGEQEGHWILMDYGDLVVHIFYEPVREFYDLEGLWTEAPRIDIGMEGPSGSP from the coding sequence ATGAAAACACTTGATAAGGCATTCTTGTGCTTGAAAATCATCAGGGAGAGAAAGGCCATCGACCCGGTCCTGCTTGAAGTGGAGCAGCTGACTTCCCTAACGGACTACTTCCTGATCACAAGCGGAAATTCCAGCAGGCAGGTCCAGGCCATTTATCGCCATCTGTTGCGCAAGATGCGGGAGGAAGGTTTCAAACCTTACGGGGTGGAAGGCGAACAGGAAGGCCACTGGATCCTCATGGATTACGGGGACCTCGTGGTCCATATCTTTTACGAACCCGTAAGGGAGTTTTACGACCTTGAAGGCCTCTGGACCGAGGCCCCGAGGATCGACATCGGGATGGAGGGACCCTCAGGATCGCCTTAG
- a CDS encoding electron transfer flavoprotein subunit beta/FixA family protein, whose amino-acid sequence MNIIVCVKRVPLTQEVDLQIGAGGKDIRKDMLAYVINEWDSYAIEEAVLLKEQHGGEVTAVTVGGEEDEEVLRRCLAMGADRAIRIDPEGRELDAFSTSKILSGVIRDLDFDLVFTGVQADDLNEGAVGVMLAEHLGVAHAAVVRGFELKEGGEATLKVELEGGIDEVVSIPFPAVVSIQTGINEPRYVSIMGIRKAAKKELKVMKVEDLGLSDQDLTPMITVEELYLPPETEGAEILEGDPGMVAEQILQILKEKGVAK is encoded by the coding sequence ATGAATATCATCGTGTGCGTCAAAAGGGTCCCCCTGACCCAGGAGGTGGACCTCCAGATCGGGGCCGGTGGGAAGGATATCCGGAAAGACATGCTGGCTTACGTGATCAACGAGTGGGACAGTTACGCCATCGAGGAGGCGGTCCTCTTGAAGGAGCAGCACGGCGGTGAGGTCACGGCGGTCACCGTGGGAGGCGAGGAGGACGAGGAAGTGCTGAGACGATGTCTCGCCATGGGCGCGGACCGGGCCATCCGGATCGACCCCGAGGGGCGGGAGTTGGACGCCTTTTCGACATCGAAGATCCTCTCAGGGGTGATCCGGGACCTGGATTTCGATCTTGTGTTCACCGGCGTGCAAGCCGACGACCTCAACGAGGGGGCCGTCGGGGTCATGCTCGCGGAGCACCTGGGCGTAGCCCATGCGGCCGTGGTGAGGGGTTTTGAGCTGAAGGAGGGGGGTGAAGCGACCCTCAAGGTGGAACTGGAAGGGGGGATCGATGAGGTCGTAAGTATTCCCTTTCCAGCGGTAGTGAGCATTCAGACGGGGATCAACGAGCCGCGCTACGTCTCCATCATGGGGATCCGAAAGGCCGCAAAAAAGGAACTCAAGGTGATGAAGGTCGAAGATCTGGGCCTTTCGGATCAAGACCTCACCCCAATGATCACGGTCGAGGAACTCTATTTGCCGCCTGAGACGGAGGGGGCGGAGATCCTGGAAGGGGATCCCGGCATGGTCGCGGAACAGATTCTTCAAATTCTGAAAGAGAAGGGGGTGGCGAAATAA
- a CDS encoding (Fe-S)-binding protein has translation MTPSTHPAALTYLGVPGYAYGWAMLVIGLGLFAWILSRRYRILSAGQSDPRFTSIGQRLTGLVTYGLIQKRQPRFLWAGIIHILIFWGFMVLGIRSMDLITQSIGLPLLRPILEGAFGTFYGGLKDVFELLVLGACLWAILRRAVLKPARYKGSHQFEAFLVLGLISFLMVTDMFYEGSGLLLLGGDGGWLPASRSAAFLLSGSSSPFLRSIHNGCFWFHLLAFFFFLNFLPLGKHFHIITALPNVFFRRLTKGSLKPARWGVEDIEELESLGVEKFEDFTWKHILDFFTCTECGRCSDMCPANAVGRPLSPKLLTMKLRDHGYRKYPVFGSGKEKEDGSALVGDLITFEEIWSCTTCGACEEECPVFIEYIDKIVDMRRNLIETSRNPKSFNQVLMRFEKTGNPFGKPPAKRAEWTEELREEVPVKILEEGDEVDVLFFVDSYGSFDPAVQDIAANIARGLHRAGVDFGILGPLETDTGHQVRRMGEEGLFQFLVETNLETLKSIRFNRIVTLDPHAFNTLLKDYPARWEVRHYVPFFLSLLERGAIKPIRPLEGNNTYTYHDPCYLGRHNGIYDEPRRLLQALPGMNLVEMERRRDRSFCCGGGDIILWHEIEQEEERMASRRITMAREVGADTIVTACPFCLIHFEDAIKTGGLEEQMRVVDLMALLLSTL, from the coding sequence ATGACGCCTTCCACCCATCCGGCCGCCCTCACATACCTTGGTGTACCAGGGTATGCATATGGATGGGCCATGCTGGTCATCGGCCTTGGGCTCTTTGCCTGGATTCTCTCCCGCCGCTACCGGATCCTTTCGGCGGGCCAGTCTGATCCAAGATTCACCTCTATAGGGCAACGTTTAACCGGCCTTGTCACTTACGGTCTGATCCAGAAGAGACAACCGAGGTTCCTCTGGGCCGGCATCATCCACATCCTGATCTTTTGGGGTTTCATGGTCCTTGGGATCCGCTCAATGGACCTGATCACCCAGTCCATCGGGCTGCCCCTGTTGCGCCCTATCCTGGAAGGGGCATTCGGCACATTTTACGGGGGCCTCAAGGATGTCTTCGAACTCCTGGTCCTCGGGGCCTGCCTTTGGGCCATCCTGAGGCGGGCCGTCCTGAAACCCGCCAGGTACAAAGGAAGCCATCAGTTCGAGGCCTTCCTGGTCCTCGGCCTGATCTCCTTCCTCATGGTCACGGACATGTTCTACGAGGGAAGCGGCTTGCTGCTTCTGGGCGGGGACGGGGGATGGCTTCCCGCCTCCAGGAGTGCGGCCTTCCTGCTCTCGGGCTCTTCCTCTCCTTTTTTGCGCTCCATTCACAATGGTTGTTTCTGGTTCCATCTCCTGGCCTTTTTCTTCTTCTTGAACTTCCTCCCCTTGGGAAAACATTTTCATATCATAACCGCCCTTCCCAACGTCTTTTTCAGGAGGTTGACCAAGGGCTCCCTGAAGCCAGCCCGGTGGGGCGTTGAGGATATCGAGGAACTGGAGAGCCTGGGAGTGGAAAAATTCGAGGACTTCACCTGGAAGCATATCCTGGACTTCTTTACCTGCACGGAATGCGGGCGTTGCTCCGACATGTGTCCTGCCAACGCCGTAGGCCGGCCACTGTCCCCCAAATTGCTCACCATGAAGCTGAGAGACCACGGCTACAGGAAATATCCGGTTTTCGGTTCGGGGAAAGAGAAGGAGGATGGGTCCGCCCTGGTTGGGGATCTCATCACCTTCGAGGAAATTTGGTCCTGTACCACCTGTGGGGCCTGCGAAGAAGAATGCCCCGTTTTCATCGAATATATCGACAAGATCGTGGACATGCGCAGGAACCTGATCGAGACGTCCCGGAATCCCAAATCCTTCAACCAGGTGCTGATGCGCTTTGAAAAGACCGGAAATCCCTTTGGAAAGCCCCCGGCAAAGCGGGCCGAATGGACCGAGGAACTGAGGGAAGAGGTTCCCGTGAAGATCCTTGAAGAAGGGGACGAGGTGGATGTGCTCTTTTTCGTGGACAGTTACGGTTCCTTCGATCCGGCGGTCCAGGATATCGCCGCCAACATCGCCAGGGGCCTCCACCGGGCCGGTGTGGATTTCGGAATCCTGGGACCTCTCGAAACGGACACCGGGCACCAGGTCCGGCGCATGGGGGAGGAGGGTCTTTTCCAGTTCCTCGTGGAGACAAACCTCGAAACCCTTAAGAGCATCCGGTTCAACCGCATCGTGACCCTGGATCCCCATGCATTCAATACCCTGCTGAAAGACTATCCCGCCCGCTGGGAAGTCCGGCATTACGTCCCCTTTTTCCTCTCACTCCTTGAAAGAGGCGCCATCAAGCCTATAAGACCCCTTGAGGGGAATAACACCTATACTTACCACGATCCGTGCTACCTTGGGAGGCACAACGGGATCTACGATGAGCCCCGCCGTCTCTTGCAGGCACTGCCCGGTATGAATCTGGTGGAAATGGAGAGGAGGCGGGATCGGAGTTTCTGCTGCGGTGGCGGAGATATCATCCTCTGGCACGAGATCGAGCAGGAGGAGGAGAGGATGGCTTCAAGGAGAATCACGATGGCCAGGGAGGTCGGGGCGGATACCATCGTGACGGCATGCCCCTTCTGCCTGATTCATTTCGAAGATGCCATCAAGACGGGGGGACTCGAAGAACAGATGAGGGTGGTGGACCTCATGGCGTTGCTTCTCTCCACCCTTTAG
- a CDS encoding nicotinate-nucleotide adenylyltransferase, with translation MSEKKQLNSSRYGILGGTFDPIHLGHLRLAEEVAENLTLERVYLVPSAIPPHKSRRPITSFDDRLAMTRMGAEASPLLEALDLEKHLEGYSYSIHTLKAFHRMYPGPLELFFILGLDAFLEIKTWKEYDRLFEYANFVVIRRPGTSSSSLDTLLPSLSITFEREGETVFRAPTGNRLIYMEVTLMDISSTEIRERVSRGKSIRFLVPSKVRDYILAKGLYGHYENT, from the coding sequence ATGTCTGAGAAGAAACAATTGAACTCTTCGAGGTACGGGATCCTGGGAGGAACCTTTGATCCCATACACTTGGGGCACTTGCGCCTGGCCGAGGAGGTGGCGGAAAACCTGACTCTGGAAAGGGTCTACCTGGTTCCTTCCGCGATTCCGCCGCACAAGTCCCGCAGACCTATCACCTCCTTCGATGACCGGCTGGCCATGACGCGGATGGGGGCCGAGGCCTCACCCCTTCTGGAAGCTCTGGACCTGGAAAAACACCTTGAAGGATACTCTTACTCGATTCACACCCTTAAGGCCTTCCACCGGATGTATCCTGGGCCCCTCGAACTGTTCTTCATCCTCGGGCTGGATGCCTTTCTGGAAATCAAAACCTGGAAAGAATATGATAGACTTTTCGAGTATGCCAACTTCGTGGTCATCCGGAGGCCGGGGACCTCTTCCTCCTCCCTTGACACCCTGCTCCCATCCCTTTCCATCACCTTTGAGCGGGAGGGGGAAACCGTGTTCCGGGCGCCCACGGGAAATCGCCTGATTTACATGGAAGTGACGCTTATGGATATCTCCAGCACGGAGATCCGGGAAAGGGTTTCCAGGGGAAAATCCATCCGGTTCCTGGTTCCAAGTAAGGTCAGGGACTATATCTTGGCGAAGGGATTGTACGGCCACTATGAAAACACTTGA
- a CDS encoding tetratricopeptide repeat protein, protein MARTTKKKRKKPRPPRTTPWIVLILLIAAAGLLWWSWPYLFPESPLFNYLVVEKNGQPLKLLKGEILDLHPRDRLRILEISTNRLFNREIRLYSPDFDVNALFFEEMGISQLIPEKDIFEGRTIKITVKQRNRTLGEVALRVEPQVEDWLERANRIIDKTRKVAFLEKALEQLPGDPEVRKALIEAYAAAEKWKDAARMLEKEAAGKQDEKILTRLLGIYESASDRAGIISVLERLIRLHPENGALHLRLAEELEASGKIQEAIRSYEAALKGVKGPQSAALYKTLGYLYSKTNQTVKAIDAYLEALKRDPKDVNLYYNLSSLYEKEGNKKKADEYLSKAIDLNKADLDGRISLAERYLKEKKLRKAEKYLRQVLKERPDSIEALTLMVSVAEAKKDKKALRDLYLKLLALNPQNDTLLYNIGVLEFEMGNQKKGAKYLERFLKNHPNDRETHNLLFDIYRRLKRADQAYKEALTLIRLNPKDPTPYVYIFEYADKRGAYQKLIPILEKGLQALPHNESLREYLVVAYLKTGAEEAALLELKRLVKSRPRDVSLLLQVARLQDKKGRLKEALETYRRILDISPQHEEARKAYIRLLLEQARILENEGRERDALEAYKKVLEIDPSMEEAEDAYLRLRLKVLPHETRNP, encoded by the coding sequence TTGGCTAGAACGACAAAAAAGAAGAGAAAAAAACCTCGCCCTCCACGGACCACCCCGTGGATTGTATTGATCCTGCTCATCGCTGCAGCAGGTCTACTGTGGTGGTCATGGCCTTATCTGTTTCCTGAATCCCCTCTCTTCAATTATCTCGTCGTGGAAAAAAACGGTCAGCCCTTGAAACTCCTCAAGGGTGAGATCCTGGATCTCCATCCCCGCGACAGACTCAGAATCCTTGAAATCTCCACCAACCGCCTCTTCAACCGGGAGATCCGGCTTTATTCGCCGGACTTCGATGTCAATGCGCTTTTTTTCGAGGAAATGGGCATATCTCAACTGATACCCGAAAAGGATATCTTTGAAGGGCGGACCATCAAAATCACAGTCAAGCAACGGAACAGGACCCTGGGGGAAGTGGCCTTGCGTGTCGAACCCCAGGTCGAGGACTGGCTTGAGCGGGCAAATCGCATAATCGATAAGACCCGCAAGGTTGCATTTCTCGAAAAGGCGCTGGAACAACTACCGGGGGATCCCGAAGTGAGGAAGGCCCTCATAGAGGCCTATGCGGCGGCCGAAAAATGGAAGGATGCTGCGCGGATGCTGGAAAAAGAGGCCGCCGGCAAGCAGGACGAAAAGATCCTTACGAGGTTGCTCGGGATCTATGAATCCGCTTCCGACAGGGCGGGAATCATCTCTGTGCTTGAAAGGCTGATCAGGCTTCACCCTGAAAACGGTGCGCTTCATCTTCGCCTGGCCGAGGAGTTGGAGGCCTCTGGAAAGATTCAAGAGGCCATCAGGTCCTACGAGGCGGCCCTCAAAGGTGTGAAAGGCCCTCAGAGCGCCGCCCTATATAAAACCTTGGGCTATCTCTATTCCAAGACGAATCAGACGGTAAAAGCGATCGATGCCTACCTCGAGGCCCTCAAAAGAGATCCTAAGGATGTCAACCTCTATTACAATCTCTCCAGTCTCTATGAAAAGGAGGGAAACAAAAAAAAGGCGGACGAGTATCTCTCAAAGGCGATCGATTTAAACAAGGCCGACCTTGATGGGCGCATCAGCCTGGCTGAAAGGTATCTGAAAGAAAAGAAGCTCAGGAAGGCGGAAAAGTATCTGCGCCAAGTCCTCAAGGAGAGGCCCGATTCAATCGAGGCCTTGACCCTCATGGTATCCGTGGCGGAGGCCAAGAAGGACAAAAAGGCATTGCGGGATCTCTATCTGAAGCTCCTGGCCCTTAATCCCCAGAATGATACCCTCCTTTACAATATCGGGGTCCTCGAATTCGAGATGGGGAACCAGAAAAAGGGCGCCAAATATCTTGAGAGGTTTTTGAAAAACCATCCCAACGACAGGGAGACCCACAATCTCTTATTTGATATCTACCGACGATTAAAAAGGGCGGATCAGGCTTACAAGGAGGCCCTGACCCTGATCCGTTTGAATCCGAAAGATCCGACCCCCTACGTCTATATATTCGAATATGCAGACAAAAGGGGTGCCTATCAAAAGCTCATTCCCATTCTGGAAAAAGGGCTTCAGGCCCTCCCCCATAATGAGTCCTTGCGGGAATACCTGGTCGTCGCCTATCTCAAGACGGGAGCCGAAGAGGCTGCCCTTTTGGAGCTTAAAAGGCTCGTGAAGTCCCGCCCCCGTGATGTTTCCCTCCTGCTGCAGGTGGCGAGACTCCAGGACAAAAAGGGGAGGTTGAAGGAGGCCCTGGAGACTTACAGGCGTATCCTTGATATTTCCCCCCAACACGAAGAGGCCAGGAAGGCCTATATCCGCTTGCTCCTCGAACAAGCCAGGATCTTGGAGAACGAGGGCCGGGAGAGGGACGCCCTGGAGGCCTACAAGAAAGTCCTGGAAATCGATCCCTCAATGGAGGAGGCCGAGGATGCCTACCTCAGGCTCCGGTTGAAAGTCCTGCCCCATGAAACCCGGAACCCCTAA
- a CDS encoding electron transfer flavoprotein subunit alpha/FixB family protein has translation MGDIFVVVEHRQGVIREITHEMLWKAGELGRALSRKVSAVLFCHDGARMIEEIRDRADRILLVESDAFKNFSSDLYKELLARLIAEHAPFLTLMGHTAWGMDLAPALSVKSGLPLATDCMDILWEGDRLKAVRQVYSGKLFSKVSFKEAPGYLATIRAGAFPQEKSGERSAEVQEIDLPADLPAERRRFVEFVDTGAGKVDISQADLLISVGRGIGEEENIGKIKELADRLGGVLACSRPVVDKNWLPKYHQVGTSGKSVKPKVYLALGISGAFQHVAGISGAGTVIAVNKDKKAPIFRVAHYGVVDDLFKVADALMEKIGG, from the coding sequence ATGGGAGATATCTTCGTTGTTGTGGAACACAGGCAGGGAGTGATTCGGGAAATCACCCATGAGATGCTCTGGAAGGCCGGGGAACTGGGTCGAGCACTCTCCCGGAAGGTGTCGGCCGTTTTGTTTTGCCATGATGGGGCCCGGATGATCGAGGAGATCAGGGATCGGGCGGACCGGATTCTCCTGGTGGAAAGCGACGCTTTTAAAAATTTCAGCAGCGACCTTTACAAGGAACTCCTGGCACGTCTCATTGCCGAGCATGCCCCCTTTCTCACCCTGATGGGCCATACTGCCTGGGGCATGGATCTTGCCCCGGCCCTCAGCGTCAAGAGTGGACTCCCCCTTGCCACGGATTGCATGGATATTCTCTGGGAGGGGGACCGTCTTAAGGCGGTCAGGCAGGTCTATTCCGGCAAGCTTTTCTCCAAGGTTTCTTTCAAGGAGGCCCCTGGATACCTTGCAACCATAAGGGCGGGGGCCTTTCCACAGGAGAAGTCAGGGGAGCGTTCGGCCGAGGTACAGGAGATCGATCTTCCGGCCGACTTACCCGCTGAACGGAGGCGGTTCGTTGAATTCGTGGATACGGGCGCGGGAAAAGTGGATATCTCTCAGGCCGACCTCCTTATCTCCGTGGGCCGGGGGATTGGAGAAGAGGAAAACATCGGGAAGATCAAGGAACTGGCCGACCGCCTGGGAGGAGTGTTGGCCTGTTCCCGTCCTGTGGTGGACAAGAACTGGCTCCCCAAGTACCACCAGGTGGGGACCTCCGGAAAATCCGTGAAGCCCAAGGTCTACCTCGCCCTCGGAATCAGCGGGGCCTTCCAGCATGTGGCGGGCATAAGCGGCGCCGGCACCGTGATCGCCGTAAACAAGGACAAAAAGGCCCCTATTTTCAGGGTCGCCCACTACGGGGTGGTGGACGACCTGTTCAAGGTGGCCGATGCCCTGATGGAAAAAATCGGAGGATAA
- the mutT gene encoding 8-oxo-dGTP diphosphatase MutT, whose translation MKPGTPKPHLFVTAGLIWKEGRLLIARRPPGFHMAGFWEFPGGKQEPGEGLRECLKREIREELGIEVQPGAHFLTVEHEYETRKITLHVFHCTGMKGRPVSREGQEFRWVFPEDLPLYRFPPPDRTVIEALQKDSGGCTRKGGRQAVQGGKDMDEYRIKDLVRKTRSIRRYEEGAPVSLDVLRFLVDLARCSASAGNLQPLKYILSNEKTKNETIFSTLSWAAYLEDWKGPGEGERPAAYIIVLGDREITTTFGCDHGIASQSILLGAASMGLGGCIVGSVERKVLRRELSIPDRYEILHVIALGKPKETVVIEPLGPDGDIRYWRDTSGIHHVPKRSLKEIILFS comes from the coding sequence ATGAAACCCGGAACCCCTAAACCCCATTTATTCGTCACTGCCGGCCTGATTTGGAAGGAAGGGCGGCTCCTGATCGCCAGGCGTCCCCCGGGTTTTCATATGGCCGGATTCTGGGAATTTCCGGGGGGAAAGCAGGAGCCGGGAGAAGGGCTTCGCGAGTGCCTCAAGCGGGAGATCCGGGAGGAGTTGGGGATCGAGGTCCAGCCGGGGGCCCATTTCCTGACCGTAGAGCACGAATACGAGACCCGAAAGATTACGCTCCACGTTTTTCATTGCACCGGTATGAAGGGACGTCCTGTCTCCCGGGAGGGCCAGGAGTTCAGGTGGGTTTTCCCGGAAGACCTTCCTTTGTACCGCTTCCCGCCTCCTGACCGGACGGTTATCGAGGCCCTTCAAAAGGATTCCGGTGGATGTACCCGGAAAGGTGGCCGGCAGGCAGTGCAAGGAGGAAAAGATATGGATGAATACCGAATCAAAGACCTTGTTCGAAAGACGCGAAGTATCAGGAGATACGAGGAAGGAGCGCCGGTCTCCCTGGATGTCCTGAGGTTCCTGGTGGACCTGGCACGCTGTTCGGCCTCCGCAGGGAATCTCCAGCCCCTCAAGTATATCCTTTCCAACGAAAAAACCAAAAACGAGACGATCTTCTCGACCCTCTCCTGGGCGGCCTATTTGGAGGACTGGAAAGGCCCCGGCGAGGGGGAGAGGCCCGCAGCCTACATCATCGTGCTGGGGGACAGGGAGATCACAACAACCTTCGGGTGCGACCACGGGATCGCCAGCCAGAGCATCCTGCTGGGGGCAGCCAGCATGGGTCTCGGGGGGTGTATCGTGGGATCCGTGGAGCGGAAAGTCCTCCGAAGAGAGCTATCCATTCCTGACCGCTACGAGATCCTCCACGTCATTGCCCTCGGGAAACCCAAGGAAACCGTGGTGATCGAGCCCCTGGGGCCCGATGGAGACATCCGTTACTGGAGAGACACCTCAGGCATTCATCACGTCCCGAAACGCTCCCTGAAAGAAATCATCCTCTTTTCCTGA